TGAGGCGGCGCGGCTTGCGATTGCTGCGTCACGCGCTCGCGCTCGCGATCGGCGCGCCGCTGATGTATTACGAAGCGGACGTGCCGCCGTTCGCGCGGCTCGTCGAGACGCTCGGCAGCCTGCGTGCGTTCAGCTTCGGCTACTGGATGGAGCTCGTGCCGCGCTTCGTGCCGCCGATGCTCGCATTGACCGCGCTCGGCGTCGTGATCGGCTATCTGATCGTCAACCGCTGGCTGCGCGTCGCGACGTTCGTGCTGCTCGCGCTGATCGCGCTGCCCGTGTGGCAAGCGGGCAGCGCCGCGCTCGCACGCTTCGACGCTGCCGCGGCCGCGGCCGCCGCTGCCGCGAAGCCCTCCGACATCGCCCGCGCCGCGCAGCCGCAGGATCGCAACGCGGCGCTCGCCGCGTTCCGCTCGCAGGAGTCGCAGCGGCAGGTGACGTTCGGCCGCCCGCCCGCCGATCCGGCGACGCGGTTCGACTTGATCGTGCTGCACGTATGCTCGCTGTCGTGGGACGATCTCGACGTCGCGAAGCTGCGCAACCATCCGCTGCTCGGCCGCTTCGACTATCTGTTCACGAACTTCAGCACGGCGGCGAGCTACAGCGGGCCGGCCGCGATCCGCGTGCTGCGCGCGACGTGCGGACAAGAGGCGCACGCGGACCTGTACAAGCCCGCGCCCGCCCAGTGCCACTTGTTCAAGCAGCTCGCGGACGCCGGCTTCGCGCCGCAGACGCTGCTGAACCACGACGGCCATTTCGACAATTTCATCCAGCTGATCCACGACAACATCGGCGTGCCGAGCGCGCCGATGA
This genomic stretch from Burkholderia oklahomensis C6786 harbors:
- the bcsG gene encoding cellulose biosynthesis protein BcsG, whose amino-acid sequence is MTFWNLYFILKICLFAAGHLKPMWIANIGFALALASSSPVRRRGLRLLRHALALAIGAPLMYYEADVPPFARLVETLGSLRAFSFGYWMELVPRFVPPMLALTALGVVIGYLIVNRWLRVATFVLLALIALPVWQAGSAALARFDAAAAAAAAAAKPSDIARAAQPQDRNAALAAFRSQESQRQVTFGRPPADPATRFDLIVLHVCSLSWDDLDVAKLRNHPLLGRFDYLFTNFSTAASYSGPAAIRVLRATCGQEAHADLYKPAPAQCHLFKQLADAGFAPQTLLNHDGHFDNFIQLIHDNIGVPSAPMISNADAPVAMHAFDGSAIKDDYATLANWYAKRGATAGPVALYYNTISLHDGNQLSSGRMSSLESYPLRARKLMDDFDRFADLIASSGRRAVIVFVPEHGAALHGDAKQVAGLREIPTPRIVHGPVGVRLVGFAGDHGTTTVIDVPTSFLAVAQLLSNLVSNSPFKPGVTLSQYAADLPQTRMVGENEGTVTMTTATGYAVKTPDGVWIDEK